In the genome of Novosphingobium sp. CECT 9465, the window AGCCAGGCCATGACAATTAGCATGTCCTCGGAAATGATCGCGTCGCAGTTGCTGAGGTGGAGGATGGGGAAGTGGCCGTTGTCGTCACCATTCCACCACGCCAGCAGGAAGTCCGCGACGCGCGCGGCCTGCCCGGTATCGGACGAGGCGACATCCACGAGGCGGCCGATCGCGGCGCCGACCTCGTCGAAGGCGAGTGCGCGGATGAGGGGGCGGCGTTGCGGTTGCATGGTGCGTATCCTGTCCTATCGGGTGGAAGCTGTCATGCGATCAGGATGGGGCGTGCTTCCCGGCCTGGGCGATCATCACGGCGACCGCCTCGTCGAGCGCGGCGTCATCGCCGTTGACCATGCGCGCCGACGGGGTGAGGCGTTGCACGCCGGCGAACACGATGGCGGGTGTCCTGCCCTTGAGCCGATAGCAGAACACCTGGTCGCCCTCGATCGTCACCAGCTTCGTCCGGCATTGCCGGCGCAGCCGCTTCGCCTCCTCGATCCGGGTGATGAGCGCCGCCACCTCGAATTCGAGGCAGTGCGGCATGACGCTGTCGCCGAGCCGCGAGACGGGCCGGTTGGCGGCGAGCCAGGCATCGACCGCCTGTTCGGTGACGCTGCCGACGGCATGGTAATCGTCCGCGGCGCCATGACCGCGGTTCGAGGCGAGGAAGGCGCGCTGCCCATCGATCCAGATCTCGGCCGAGTAGCAGGTCGTTTCCTCGGACAAAGCGTCGACCACCTTCAGCTTGCGCAATTCGATGTGCATGGTGCGATCTCCAGGTCATGCTGCGAGGGCTTCGGGTTGGTCGATCCCGGGCGCGCCACCCGCGGCGGCGTTATGGAGCCAGGTCACCGCCTGCTCGGCTTTCGCCGCGGCCTTGATGATCGCGCTTGAATCGCCCTTCAGGATCTTCAGCCAATGATCGACGTAGCTGGCGTGGTTGTCGTGCAGCTCGCCGGGCAGATTGAGGTCGGCGCACACCAGACACTGGCCGATGCAGGCGACCAGCTCCTCGAACGCATAGGCGTTGTCGCCGAACTTCTTGCCGAACTCGCGGTTGAGGCGCTGCGGCGCGCCCGAATAATGGACATATTCGTGCGCGAGCGTGCTGGCGTAATGATCGTCCGAGCGAAACGCGCCGCGCTGCGGTAGCTGGATATAGTCGCCGATCGGCGAATAGAATGCCTGATCGCCGCCATGCCGCACGGTCGCCGGCAGGCCTCCGAAGAAGGCATCGATCGCGGCGCGGTGCCGGCTCTCGATGCGCGGTTCGGGCGGTGCGGGCACCGGATAATAATACGCCGGGAGACCGTCGATCTGATCGACGTTGAACACCGTG includes:
- a CDS encoding ArdC family protein, translating into MTFHRKSTAPRRDVAAEITNLIIAKLEAGVLPWSRPWGLTGAGGRPLRHCGTPYTGINALYLWAIGDAQGFSGRNWMTYRQATELGGQVRRGEHGAHSVYYSTFSKTEADRVTGEAATKNIRFLRSYTVFNVDQIDGLPAYYYPVPAPPEPRIESRHRAAIDAFFGGLPATVRHGGDQAFYSPIGDYIQLPQRGAFRSDDHYASTLAHEYVHYSGAPQRLNREFGKKFGDNAYAFEELVACIGQCLVCADLNLPGELHDNHASYVDHWLKILKGDSSAIIKAAAKAEQAVTWLHNAAAGGAPGIDQPEALAA